Proteins encoded in a region of the Gigantopelta aegis isolate Gae_Host chromosome 13, Gae_host_genome, whole genome shotgun sequence genome:
- the LOC121387315 gene encoding sialidase-like: MRHWVACCPGSSLTRPKSMPVTHTSYRLSGDLLKRVYVPRRRAPSSLPYLRRLWPGSNLAQPTAQHSTEPSPQHSTAQSPAHSTTPSPQNSPSHSTAPTAQCTAQPSPQHSTHSTAPSTAQPTAPSPQYTAQPTAQPSPAHSPQHSPAHSTAHSTAQPSAHSTAQHSPAHSTAQTTAQTSPAHSTDQRPQHRPAHSPAHSTQAIASTAQPGPQPSAHSTAPTAKPSPAQPTTQPSAHSPAHGPQPSPAHGPQPSPAQPSTAQPTHPNKIQV, from the exons ATGCGACACTGGGTAGCCTGCTGTCCTGGCTCATCACTGACTCGGCCAAAAAGTATGCCCGTCACTCACACCAGCTACCGGCTCTCTGGAGACCTATTAAAACGTGTATATGTACCACGTCGTCGTGCACCGAGCAGCCTGCCATACCTGCGCCGACTCTGGCCAGGAAGCAACCTAGCACAGcccacagcacagcacagcacagagCCCAGcccacagcacagcacagcacagagCCCAGCCCACAGCACAACACCCAGCCCACAGAACAGCCCATCCCACAGCACAGCGCCCACAGCACAGTGCACAGCACAGCCCAGCCCACAGCACAGCACCCATAGCACAGCGCCCAGCACAGCCCAGCCTACAGCACCCAGCCCACAATACACCGCACAGCCAACAGCACAGCCCAGCCCAGCCCACAGCCCACAGCACAGCCCAGCCCACAGCACAGcccacagcacagcacagcccAGCgcacacagcacagcacagcacagcccAGCCCACAGCACAGCACAGACCACAGCACAGACCAGCCCAGCCCACAGCACAGACCAGCGCCCACAGCACAGACCAGCCCACAGCCCAGCCCATAGCACACAGGCCATAGCTTCCACAGCACAGCCCGGCCCACAGCCCAGCGCCCACAGCACAGCGCCCACAGCCAAGCCCAGCCCAGCTCAGCCCACAACACAGCCCAGCGCCCACAGCCCAGCACACGGCCCACAGCCAAGCCCAGCACACGGCCCACAGCCAAGCCCAGCACAGCCCAGCACAGCCCAGCCCACACACCCAAATAAAATCCAG GTTTGA